A genome region from Mycolicibacterium litorale includes the following:
- a CDS encoding DNA-directed RNA polymerase subunit beta': protein MLDVNFFDELRIGLATADDIRQWSYGEVKKPETINYRTLKPEKDGLFCEKIFGPTRDWECYCGKYKRVRFKGIICERCGVEVTRAKVRRERMGHIELAAPVTHIWYFKGVPSRLGYLLDLAPKDLEKIIYFAAYVITDVNDEMRHNELSTLEAEMVVEKKAVEDQRDADLEARAQKLEADLAELEAEGAKSDVRRKVRDGGEREMRQLRDRAQRELDRLDEIWTTFTKLAPKQLIVDEVLYRELVDRYGEYFTGAMGAESIKKLIENFDIDAEADSLRDTIKNGKGQKKLRALKRLKVVAAFQTNRNSPMGMVLDAVPVIPPELRPMVQLDGGRFATSDLNDLYRRVINRNNRLKRLIDLGAPEIIVNNEKRMLQESVDALFDNGRRGRPVTGPGNRPLKSLSDLLKGKQGRFRQNLLGKRVDYSGRSVIVVGPQLKLHQCGLPKLMALELFKPFVMKRLVDLNHAQNIKSAKRMVERQRPQVWDVLEEVIAEHPVLLNRAPTLHRLGIQAFEPQLVEGKAIQLHPLVCEAFNADFDGDQMAVHLPLSAEAQAEARILMLSSNNILSPASGKPLAMPRLDMVTGLYFLTTMIEGDQGEYQPATNDSAEQGVYSSPAEAIMAMDRGALSVRAKIKVRLTQQRPPAALEAELFENGWKPGDAWTAETTLGRVLFNELLPISYPFINEQMHKKVQARIINDLAERFPMIVVAQTVDKLKDAGFYWATRSGVTVSMADVLVPPQKQEILDRYEKEADGIERKYQRGALNHKERNDSLVKIWQDATEEVGKALEQHYPADNPIITIVKSGATGNFTQTRTLAGMKGLVTNPKGEFIPRPIKSSFREGLTVLEYFINTHGARKGLADTALRTADSGYLTRRLVDVSQDVIVREHDCETERGINVTLAERTADGTLIRDPHVETSAFARTLATDAVDADGNVVIERGHDLGDPAIDKLLAAGIDHVKVRSVLTCASATGVCAMCYGRSMATGKLVDIGEAVGIVAAQSIGEPGTQLTMRTFHQGGVGEDITGGLPRVQELFEARVPRNKAPIADVSGRVQLEEGERFYKITIVPDDGGEEVVYDKLSKRQRLRVIKHEDGSEGVLSDGDHVEVGDQLMEGSADPHEVLRVQGPREVQIHLVHEVQEVYRAQGVSIHDKHIEVIVRQMLRRVTIIDSGATEFLPGSLTERAEFESENRRVVAEGGEPAAGRPVLMGITKASLATDSWLSAASFQETTRVLTDAAINCRSDKLQGLKENVIIGKLIPAGTGINRYRNIQVQPTEEARAAAYTIPSYEDQYYSPDFGQATGAAVPLDDYGYSDYR from the coding sequence GTGCTAGACGTCAACTTCTTCGATGAACTCCGCATCGGTCTCGCGACCGCGGACGACATCCGTCAGTGGTCCTACGGCGAGGTCAAGAAGCCGGAGACCATCAACTACCGCACGCTCAAGCCCGAGAAGGACGGCCTGTTCTGCGAGAAGATCTTCGGACCGACTCGCGACTGGGAGTGCTACTGCGGTAAGTACAAGCGCGTCCGCTTCAAGGGCATCATCTGTGAGCGCTGCGGCGTCGAGGTGACCCGCGCCAAGGTGCGCCGTGAGCGGATGGGGCACATCGAGCTGGCCGCACCCGTCACGCACATCTGGTACTTCAAGGGTGTGCCGTCGCGGTTGGGCTACCTGCTCGACCTGGCCCCGAAGGATCTCGAGAAGATCATCTACTTCGCGGCCTACGTCATCACCGACGTGAACGACGAGATGCGCCACAACGAGCTCTCCACGCTCGAGGCCGAGATGGTCGTCGAGAAGAAGGCCGTCGAGGATCAGCGCGACGCCGACCTGGAGGCCCGGGCCCAGAAGCTCGAGGCCGACCTGGCCGAGCTCGAGGCCGAAGGGGCCAAGAGCGACGTGCGCCGCAAGGTGCGTGACGGTGGCGAGCGTGAGATGCGTCAGCTCCGTGACCGGGCCCAGCGCGAGCTGGACCGGCTCGACGAGATCTGGACCACCTTCACCAAGCTGGCTCCCAAGCAGCTCATCGTGGACGAGGTGCTCTACCGCGAGCTCGTCGACCGTTACGGCGAGTACTTCACCGGTGCCATGGGTGCGGAGTCGATCAAGAAGCTCATCGAGAACTTCGACATCGACGCCGAGGCCGACAGCCTGCGCGACACCATCAAGAACGGCAAGGGTCAGAAGAAGCTGCGTGCGCTCAAGCGACTGAAGGTCGTCGCGGCGTTCCAGACCAATCGGAACTCGCCGATGGGCATGGTGCTCGACGCCGTTCCGGTGATCCCGCCGGAGCTGCGCCCGATGGTCCAGCTCGACGGTGGCCGCTTCGCCACCTCCGACCTGAACGACCTGTACCGCCGCGTGATCAACCGCAACAACCGGTTGAAGCGACTGATCGACCTCGGTGCGCCCGAGATCATCGTCAACAACGAGAAGCGCATGCTTCAGGAGTCGGTGGACGCGCTGTTCGACAACGGCCGTCGCGGCCGGCCCGTCACCGGGCCCGGCAACCGTCCGCTCAAGTCGCTGTCCGATCTGCTCAAGGGCAAGCAGGGCCGGTTCCGTCAGAACCTGCTCGGTAAGCGCGTCGACTACTCGGGCCGTTCGGTCATCGTCGTCGGCCCGCAGCTCAAGCTGCACCAGTGCGGTCTGCCGAAGCTGATGGCGCTCGAGCTGTTCAAGCCGTTCGTGATGAAGCGTCTGGTCGACCTGAACCACGCGCAGAACATCAAGAGCGCCAAGCGCATGGTGGAGCGTCAGCGTCCGCAGGTGTGGGACGTGCTCGAAGAGGTCATCGCCGAGCATCCGGTGCTGCTCAACCGCGCACCCACGCTGCACCGCCTCGGTATCCAGGCCTTCGAGCCGCAGCTGGTCGAGGGTAAGGCCATCCAGCTGCACCCGCTGGTCTGCGAGGCGTTCAACGCCGACTTCGACGGCGACCAGATGGCCGTGCACCTTCCGCTGTCGGCGGAGGCGCAGGCCGAGGCCCGCATCCTGATGCTGTCCTCGAACAACATCCTGTCGCCCGCGTCGGGTAAGCCGCTGGCCATGCCGCGTCTGGACATGGTGACCGGGCTGTACTTCCTGACCACCATGATCGAGGGTGACCAGGGCGAGTACCAGCCGGCCACCAATGACTCGGCGGAGCAGGGCGTCTACAGCTCGCCGGCCGAGGCCATCATGGCCATGGACCGCGGTGCGCTGTCGGTCCGCGCGAAGATCAAGGTGCGGCTCACCCAGCAGCGGCCACCGGCCGCTCTGGAGGCCGAGCTGTTCGAGAACGGGTGGAAGCCGGGCGACGCCTGGACGGCCGAGACCACGCTGGGTCGCGTGCTGTTCAACGAGTTGCTGCCGATCTCGTATCCGTTCATCAACGAGCAGATGCACAAGAAGGTGCAGGCCCGGATCATCAACGATCTGGCCGAGCGCTTCCCGATGATCGTCGTGGCGCAGACCGTCGACAAGCTCAAGGACGCCGGCTTCTACTGGGCCACCCGCTCGGGTGTCACCGTGTCGATGGCCGACGTGCTCGTGCCGCCGCAGAAGCAGGAGATCCTCGACCGGTACGAGAAGGAAGCCGACGGGATCGAGCGCAAGTACCAGCGTGGTGCCCTGAACCACAAGGAGCGCAACGACTCGCTGGTCAAGATCTGGCAGGACGCCACCGAAGAGGTCGGTAAGGCGCTGGAGCAGCACTACCCGGCGGACAACCCGATCATCACGATCGTGAAGTCGGGCGCCACGGGTAACTTCACGCAGACCAGAACGCTGGCCGGCATGAAGGGTCTGGTGACCAACCCGAAGGGTGAGTTCATCCCGCGGCCGATCAAGTCCTCGTTCCGTGAGGGCCTGACGGTGCTGGAGTACTTCATCAACACCCACGGCGCCCGTAAGGGTCTGGCGGACACCGCTCTTCGTACCGCCGACTCGGGTTACCTGACCCGTCGTCTGGTCGACGTCAGCCAGGACGTCATCGTCCGCGAGCACGACTGCGAGACCGAGCGTGGCATCAACGTCACGCTGGCCGAGCGGACTGCCGACGGCACGCTGATCCGCGATCCGCACGTCGAGACCTCGGCGTTCGCCCGCACCCTGGCCACCGACGCGGTCGACGCCGACGGCAACGTCGTCATCGAACGCGGTCACGACCTGGGCGACCCGGCCATCGACAAGCTGCTGGCGGCCGGCATCGACCACGTCAAGGTGCGTTCGGTACTGACCTGTGCGTCGGCCACCGGCGTGTGCGCCATGTGCTACGGCCGTTCGATGGCGACCGGCAAGCTGGTCGACATCGGCGAGGCCGTGGGCATCGTGGCCGCGCAGTCCATCGGCGAGCCCGGCACGCAGCTGACCATGCGCACCTTCCACCAGGGTGGTGTGGGTGAGGACATCACCGGTGGTCTGCCCCGCGTGCAGGAACTGTTCGAGGCCCGCGTGCCGCGTAACAAGGCGCCGATCGCCGATGTGTCCGGCCGTGTGCAGCTCGAGGAGGGTGAGCGCTTCTACAAGATCACCATCGTCCCGGACGACGGTGGCGAGGAAGTGGTCTACGACAAGCTCTCCAAGCGTCAGCGACTGCGCGTGATCAAGCACGAGGACGGCAGCGAAGGCGTGCTGTCCGACGGCGATCACGTCGAGGTCGGCGACCAGCTGATGGAGGGTTCGGCCGATCCGCACGAGGTCCTGCGTGTGCAGGGTCCGCGTGAGGTGCAGATCCACCTGGTCCACGAGGTCCAGGAGGTCTACCGGGCCCAGGGCGTGTCGATCCACGACAAGCACATCGAGGTCATCGTCCGGCAGATGCTGCGTCGCGTCACGATCATCGATTCGGGTGCGACGGAGTTCCTGCCCGGCTCGCTGACCGAGCGTGCGGAGTTCGAGTCGGAGAACCGTCGCGTCGTCGCGGAAGGTGGCGAGCCCGCCGCCGGCCGCCCGGTGCTGATGGGTATCACGAAGGCATCGCTGGCCACGGATTCGTGGCTGTCGGCGGCGTCGTTCCAGGAGACCACTCGCGTGCTGACCGATGCGGCGATCAACTGCCGCAGCGACAAGCTGCAGGGTCTGAAGGAGAACGTGATCATCGGCAAGCTGATCCCGGCCGGTACCGGGATCAACCGCTACCGCAACATCCAGGTGCAGCCCACCGAGGAGGCCCGGGCCGCTGCGTACACGATCCCGTCCTACGAGGATCAGTACTACAGCCCCGACTTCGGTCAGGCCACCGGTGCTGCGGTGCCGCTGGACGACTACGGCTACAGCGACTACCGCTAG
- a CDS encoding acyl-CoA dehydrogenase family protein, translating into MRTTLVPAAVETPELRELRAEVRQFLRESIDNGDFVPKADAWQSNIDIDFSRRLAERGWIGMTIPTEYGGHGRTALERFVVTEELLAHGAPVAAHWIADRQMAPSILSHGTEEQKQKYLPGIACAERFFAIGMSEPDSGSDLASVRTRATPDGDRWRISGTKLWTTSAHVATNMIVLARTDEGERHEGLSQFVVDLPNPGITINPIITIDGEHHFNEVVFDDAVLEPDALLGTRGAGWRQVTGELANERSGPERLLSPFPLLAAWGSEVEADDAPATLELGRLVSRLLVLRQMSLGVARQLAAGRQPAVEAALVKDLGTTFEGDVVETVRRMAMTEPGCGSTTFDTLLADGVRHTPAFTLRGGTNEVLRSIVAKGLG; encoded by the coding sequence GTGCGAACGACCTTGGTGCCCGCAGCCGTCGAAACGCCCGAGTTGCGCGAGCTGCGCGCCGAGGTCCGCCAGTTCCTGCGCGAGTCCATCGACAACGGCGACTTCGTGCCGAAAGCCGATGCCTGGCAATCGAATATCGACATCGACTTCAGCCGCCGGCTTGCCGAGCGTGGCTGGATCGGCATGACCATCCCCACCGAGTACGGCGGCCACGGCCGCACCGCGCTGGAACGGTTCGTGGTCACCGAGGAACTGCTCGCCCACGGCGCACCGGTCGCCGCGCACTGGATCGCCGACCGGCAGATGGCGCCCTCCATCCTCAGCCATGGCACCGAGGAGCAGAAGCAGAAGTACCTGCCGGGCATCGCGTGCGCCGAACGCTTCTTCGCCATCGGGATGAGCGAACCCGACTCCGGCTCCGATCTGGCCTCCGTACGCACCCGCGCGACACCCGACGGTGACCGCTGGCGCATCAGCGGTACGAAGCTCTGGACCACGTCGGCGCACGTCGCCACCAACATGATCGTGCTCGCCCGCACCGACGAGGGCGAACGGCACGAAGGCCTGTCCCAGTTCGTGGTGGACCTGCCGAACCCCGGCATCACGATCAATCCGATCATCACCATCGACGGCGAACACCACTTCAACGAGGTGGTCTTCGACGACGCGGTCCTGGAACCCGATGCGCTGCTCGGCACCCGCGGCGCGGGATGGCGGCAGGTGACCGGTGAGCTCGCCAACGAGCGTTCCGGCCCGGAGCGTCTGCTGAGCCCGTTCCCACTGCTGGCGGCATGGGGGAGCGAGGTCGAGGCCGACGATGCTCCCGCGACATTGGAACTGGGGCGGTTGGTCTCGCGGCTCCTCGTGCTGCGGCAGATGTCGCTCGGGGTGGCCCGTCAGCTGGCCGCGGGGAGGCAACCCGCCGTCGAAGCGGCCCTGGTCAAAGATCTCGGCACCACCTTCGAGGGCGACGTCGTCGAGACCGTCCGCCGCATGGCGATGACCGAACCCGGCTGTGGGTCAACGACATTCGACACTCTTCTTGCAGACGGCGTCCGGCACACCCCCGCCTTCACGCTGCGTGGCGGCACCAACGAAGTGCTCCGATCCATCGTCGCGAAGGGACTGGGGTGA
- the rpoB gene encoding DNA-directed RNA polymerase subunit beta produces the protein MLEGCILAVSSQSKSAKTITNNSVPGAPNRISFAKLREPLEVPGLLDVQTESFDWLIGANSWRERAIARGDVNPTGGLEEVLTELSPIEDFSGSMSLSFSDPRFDEVKAPVDECKDKDMTYAAPLFVTAEFINNNTGEIKSQTVFMGDFPMMTEKGTFIINGTERVVVSQLVRSPGVYFDESIDKSTEKTLHSVKVIPGRGAWLEFDVDKRDTVGVRIDRKRRQPVTVLLKALGWTNEQITERFGFSEIMMSTLEKDNTAGTDEALLDIYRKLRPGEPPTKESAQTLLENLFFKEKRYDLARVGRYKVNKKLGLNTGQPITSSTLTEEDVVATIEYLVRLHQGDTVMTVPGGTEVPVEVDDIDHFGNRRLRTVGELIQNQIRVGLSRMERVVRERMTTQDVEAITPQTLINIRPVVAAIKEFFGTSQLSQFMDQNNPLSGLTHKRRLSALGPGGLSRERAGLEVRDVHSSHYGRMCPIETPEGPNIGLIGSLSVYARVNPFGFIETPYRKVVDGVVTDQIDYLTADEEDRHVVAQANSPIDEDGRFTEDRVMVRRKGGEVENVVPADVDYMDVSPRQMVSVATAMIPFLEHDDANRALMGANMQRQAVPLVRSEAPLVGTGMELRAAIDAGDVVVTDKAGVVEEVSADYITVMADDGTRHTYRMRKFARSNHGTCANQRPIVDAGQRVEAGQVIADGPCTQNGEMALGKNLLVAIMPWEGHNYEDAIILSNRLVEEDVLTSIHIEEHEIDARDTKLGAEEITRDIPNVSDEVLADLDERGIVRIGAEVRDGDILVGKVTPKGETELTPEERLLRAIFGEKAREVRDTSLKVPHGESGKVIGIRVFSREDDDELPAGVNELVRVYVAQKRKISDGDKLAGRHGNKGVIGKILPVEDMPFLPDGTPVDIILNTHGVPRRMNIGQILETHLGWVAKAGWNINVAGAEGVPDWAERLPEELYSAPSDSIVATPVFDGARENELSGLLASTLPNRDGDVMVNSDGKSQLFDGRSGEPFPYPVTVGYMYILKLHHLVDDKIHARSTGPYSMITQQPLGGKAQFGGQRFGEMECWAMQAYGAAYTLQELLTIKSDDTVGRVKVYEAIVKGENIPEPGIPESFKVLLKELQSLCLNVEVLSSDGAAIEMRDGDDEDLERAAANLGINLSRNESASVEDLA, from the coding sequence GTGCTGGAAGGATGCATCTTGGCAGTCTCTAGCCAGAGCAAGTCAGCAAAAACTATCACCAATAACTCCGTTCCCGGGGCACCAAATCGCATTTCCTTCGCCAAGCTCCGTGAGCCCCTCGAGGTTCCGGGGCTGCTGGACGTGCAGACGGAGTCTTTCGACTGGCTGATCGGGGCGAACAGCTGGCGTGAGCGGGCCATCGCACGCGGTGACGTGAACCCGACCGGTGGCCTCGAAGAGGTGCTGACCGAGCTCTCGCCGATCGAGGACTTCTCCGGCTCCATGTCGCTGTCGTTCTCCGACCCACGCTTCGACGAAGTCAAGGCGCCCGTCGACGAGTGCAAAGACAAGGACATGACGTACGCGGCCCCGCTGTTCGTCACGGCCGAGTTCATCAACAACAACACCGGTGAGATCAAGAGCCAGACGGTCTTCATGGGTGACTTCCCGATGATGACCGAGAAGGGCACCTTCATCATCAACGGCACCGAGCGTGTCGTGGTGAGCCAGCTGGTCCGCTCGCCGGGTGTGTATTTCGACGAGAGCATCGACAAGTCCACCGAGAAGACGCTGCACAGCGTCAAGGTGATCCCCGGCCGCGGTGCGTGGCTGGAGTTCGACGTCGACAAGCGCGACACCGTCGGCGTCCGCATCGACCGCAAGCGCCGCCAGCCGGTCACCGTGCTGCTCAAGGCGCTCGGCTGGACCAACGAGCAGATCACCGAGCGGTTCGGCTTCAGCGAGATCATGATGAGCACGCTGGAGAAGGACAACACCGCAGGCACCGACGAGGCGCTGCTCGACATCTACCGGAAGCTGCGTCCGGGCGAGCCGCCGACCAAGGAGTCCGCGCAGACCCTGCTGGAGAACCTGTTCTTCAAGGAGAAGCGCTACGACCTGGCCCGCGTCGGCCGCTACAAGGTCAACAAGAAGCTCGGCCTCAACACCGGCCAGCCGATCACCAGCTCGACGCTGACCGAAGAGGACGTCGTCGCCACCATCGAGTACCTCGTGCGTCTGCACCAGGGCGACACGGTGATGACGGTGCCCGGTGGCACCGAGGTGCCCGTCGAGGTCGACGACATCGACCACTTCGGCAACCGTCGTCTGCGCACCGTGGGCGAGCTGATCCAGAACCAGATCCGCGTCGGCCTCTCGCGTATGGAACGAGTCGTGCGTGAGCGCATGACCACCCAGGACGTCGAGGCGATCACGCCGCAGACCCTGATCAACATCCGTCCCGTCGTGGCGGCGATCAAGGAGTTCTTCGGCACCAGCCAGCTGTCGCAGTTCATGGACCAGAACAACCCGCTGTCGGGTCTGACCCACAAGCGCCGCCTGTCGGCGCTGGGCCCCGGCGGTCTGTCCCGTGAGCGTGCCGGCCTCGAGGTCCGCGACGTGCACTCCAGCCACTACGGCCGCATGTGCCCGATCGAGACCCCTGAGGGTCCGAACATCGGCCTGATCGGTTCGCTGTCGGTGTACGCGCGGGTCAACCCGTTCGGTTTCATCGAGACGCCGTACCGCAAGGTCGTCGACGGTGTGGTCACCGACCAGATCGACTACCTCACCGCCGACGAGGAGGACCGCCACGTCGTGGCGCAGGCCAACTCGCCGATCGACGAGGACGGCCGCTTCACCGAGGACCGCGTGATGGTCCGACGTAAGGGCGGCGAGGTCGAGAACGTGGTTCCGGCCGACGTGGACTACATGGACGTCTCGCCGCGCCAGATGGTGTCGGTCGCGACGGCGATGATCCCGTTCCTCGAGCACGACGACGCCAACCGTGCCCTCATGGGTGCCAACATGCAGCGCCAGGCGGTTCCGCTGGTGCGTAGCGAGGCCCCGCTGGTCGGCACCGGTATGGAGCTGCGCGCCGCGATCGACGCCGGCGACGTCGTCGTCACCGACAAGGCGGGCGTGGTCGAAGAGGTCAGCGCCGACTACATCACCGTGATGGCCGACGACGGCACCCGGCACACCTACCGGATGCGCAAGTTCGCCCGTTCCAACCACGGCACCTGCGCCAACCAGCGTCCGATCGTGGACGCCGGGCAGCGTGTCGAGGCCGGACAGGTCATCGCCGACGGACCCTGCACCCAGAACGGTGAGATGGCCCTGGGCAAGAACCTGCTCGTGGCGATCATGCCGTGGGAGGGCCACAACTACGAGGACGCGATCATCCTCTCCAACCGCCTGGTGGAGGAGGACGTGCTCACCTCGATTCACATCGAGGAGCACGAGATCGATGCCCGCGACACCAAGCTGGGCGCCGAGGAGATCACCCGGGACATCCCGAACGTCTCCGACGAGGTGCTGGCTGACCTCGACGAGCGCGGCATCGTCCGCATCGGCGCCGAGGTCCGCGACGGCGACATCCTGGTCGGCAAGGTCACCCCGAAGGGTGAGACCGAGCTGACCCCGGAGGAGCGGCTGCTCCGTGCGATCTTCGGCGAGAAGGCGCGCGAGGTCCGCGACACGTCGCTCAAGGTGCCGCACGGTGAGTCCGGCAAGGTCATCGGCATCCGCGTGTTCTCGCGCGAGGACGATGACGAGCTGCCCGCCGGCGTCAACGAGCTGGTCCGCGTGTACGTCGCGCAGAAGCGCAAGATCTCCGACGGTGACAAGCTGGCCGGACGCCACGGCAACAAGGGCGTCATCGGCAAGATCCTGCCCGTCGAGGACATGCCGTTCCTGCCCGATGGCACCCCGGTGGACATCATCCTCAACACCCACGGTGTGCCGCGTCGTATGAACATCGGCCAGATCCTGGAAACCCACCTCGGGTGGGTCGCCAAGGCGGGCTGGAACATCAACGTGGCCGGCGCCGAGGGCGTACCGGACTGGGCCGAGCGGCTCCCCGAGGAGCTGTACTCGGCGCCGTCGGACAGCATCGTCGCCACCCCGGTGTTCGACGGTGCCCGCGAGAACGAGCTGTCGGGTCTGCTCGCCTCCACGCTGCCCAACCGCGACGGGGACGTCATGGTCAACTCGGACGGCAAGTCCCAGTTGTTCGACGGCCGCAGTGGCGAACCGTTCCCGTACCCGGTGACGGTCGGCTACATGTACATCCTCAAGCTGCACCACCTGGTGGACGACAAGATCCACGCCCGCTCGACCGGTCCGTACTCGATGATCACCCAGCAGCCGCTCGGTGGTAAGGCGCAGTTCGGTGGTCAGCGGTTCGGCGAGATGGAGTGCTGGGCCATGCAGGCCTACGGCGCCGCCTACACGCTGCAGGAGCTGTTGACGATCAAGTCCGACGACACGGTCGGTCGCGTCAAGGTGTACGAGGCCATCGTCAAGGGCGAGAACATCCCCGAACCGGGCATCCCCGAGTCGTTCAAGGTGCTTCTCAAGGAGCTGCAGTCGCTCTGCCTCAATGTCGAGGTGCTGTCTTCTGACGGCGCGGCGATCGAAATGCGTGACGGCGACGACGAGGACTTGGAGCGCGCTGCTGCCAACCTCGGAATCAACCTGTCCCGCAACGAATCCGCCTCTGTCGAAGATCTGGCCTGA
- a CDS encoding crotonase/enoyl-CoA hydratase family protein, giving the protein MDLTTLQHDVDDGVLVVTLNRPDQLNAFTVTMAEELEWTFQHVNDRDDIRAVIVTGAGRAFCAGMDLAESGNPFGLDETQRPTLADMDDLSDPTLSRVRDTGGRVTLAIHACRKPVIAAINGAAVGIGATMTLAMDARLIADRGRIGFVFGKLGITPEAASTWFLPRIVGMDVALDLVFSADILDAETAHRMGLVRSVHGGDELLAAARALADRWTKGRSPVAVALARQLMYRNATLDHPVDAHRVDSLAMFYTSIGDGAEGVAAFREKRDADFTARASTDMPPFYDDWLNGA; this is encoded by the coding sequence GTGGACCTGACCACCCTGCAACACGATGTCGATGACGGTGTGCTCGTCGTGACGCTGAACCGACCCGACCAACTGAACGCCTTCACCGTCACCATGGCCGAGGAGCTGGAGTGGACCTTCCAGCACGTCAACGACCGCGATGACATCCGGGCGGTGATCGTGACCGGCGCGGGGCGCGCGTTCTGCGCGGGTATGGATCTCGCGGAGTCCGGTAACCCATTCGGGCTCGACGAGACCCAACGGCCGACACTCGCCGACATGGACGACCTGTCCGATCCGACGCTGAGCCGGGTCCGCGACACCGGCGGGCGGGTCACGCTGGCCATCCACGCATGCCGCAAACCGGTGATCGCCGCCATCAACGGCGCCGCCGTCGGTATCGGCGCGACGATGACGCTGGCGATGGACGCCCGCCTCATCGCCGACCGCGGGCGCATCGGTTTCGTGTTCGGCAAGCTCGGCATCACCCCGGAAGCCGCCTCGACGTGGTTCCTGCCGCGGATCGTCGGCATGGACGTCGCGCTGGATCTGGTGTTCTCCGCCGACATCCTCGACGCCGAGACGGCGCACCGCATGGGACTGGTCCGCTCGGTGCACGGCGGCGACGAATTGCTCGCCGCCGCACGGGCTCTCGCGGACCGGTGGACCAAGGGCCGCTCGCCGGTCGCGGTCGCGCTGGCGCGCCAGCTGATGTACCGCAACGCGACGCTGGACCACCCGGTCGACGCCCACCGGGTGGACTCGCTGGCGATGTTCTACACCAGCATCGGCGACGGCGCCGAGGGCGTCGCGGCCTTTCGGGAGAAGCGGGATGCCGACTTCACCGCCCGCGCCTCGACCGATATGCCCCCGTTCTACGACGACTGGCTCAACGGCGCGTAA